TATATTTATTACATGAACTATATAGAAGGCATTAACAGCGGAACTAAATCACTTCATCCATGCCTTGTATCCAACAAGCTGGACAACAATACATTCCACCTTGCATGGGAAGATAATATTTCGGATGTAGCAGGGCAGAAGTCAGGTTCGATCAGCTACGCAAGGCTTTCTGTCAGCCAGGGAGTGCCTCAGGGAATAATATGTAACAAATATAATGCAAATATATCCAATGGAAGCGGACTAATAAAAAACTCAATGCCCTCTATGATAGTAGGATCTGACAATAATAACGGAGTCAGGTTAGCCTGGATTGGCGATAATAACCAGGGACAGTGGAGTGACGTCTTTAGGGGAATGTTCTCTGATGGGACGTGGAACCCTAGGTTCTGGAAGTTTGGAAGCCGCGTTATTTCCCAGAGCCTGAACCTGGGAAGTGACGGATATTTTCTTACATTCAGTGAATTCTACTACTACAATGTATGCCAGAACCGCTTTACGGACAGCCGGACGCTGTCGAATATCTATACTCTTAATACCACAGGACGTAATGTTCAGCTGAACAATGATGCCGGCGGAACTTCAAGAAAGATGTTCGTCATGAGCTTCAACAATACTGCGGGTTCTCTTCCTTTAAGCTTCACAAAGTCAAATTCCATCGGGAGCTATTACGGACTGTACAAGGAAAATTCCACGCAGACATCAGGCAGAAGCATTGTCCTGAGGTCAGACAGCCTCTCTGAGTTTTATTTTTCACTTCAGGACATGTCTATTGACGAAAAGCCTGTTAAATTCATGGACGTAAGTGACACGCTTAGAATTACTGATGTAAATGGCCTGAATAAATACATGACGACTGAGCCTTTTACGCTTACTGATAATTCTAAATTCTTATTTAATTTAAATTACGGAGTGACCGAATCATCCGCGGCGTTAAAGGCTCTGGGAAAAGATGGAAGCATTTCCTATACGCTAGATCTCATAGATGCGGAAGGAAGAGTTCTTCAGAGCTTTAATAAAATCAATCTTTCAAAAGACCAGTTTATTAAGAATAAGCAGAGCTCATTCCAGGTAAACCCGAAAGGAATTGGAAACAAGACAGTCAGAATGAGGCTCAGGACTGAAGTAAACTTAGATGCTGAATGTTTTCTTGTCGACAGCCACAGCGTTCCTGATGAGAGTGGCACTATGTACAAGGCTGCAGAAATAGAAAAGATTGACTATAGCGGAGAGAAAGTTGTAAAGGAATATGCCATCAGCCGTAACTACCCCAACCCATTCAACCCTTCCACAGTTATAGATTATCAGGTTCCTAAGACATCAAAAGTCACACTCAAGATTTTTGACATGCTAGGACAGGAAGTCGCAACTCTTGTAAATGAGGTTAAGGAGACAGGAAGGTATGAGGTGGAATTCAATGCTTCAAGCCTGCCTTCAGGGACCTATATATATGAGATCCGGGCCAATGACTTCGTTAAGAGCGGCAAGATGATGCTTCTCAAGTGATAGATTGAAACAACAATAAAAGAACCGGAGGCGGGTAATGCCTGCCTCCGGTCGGCAAAACAGGAATATTTACTCTAACTTTTTAGTATTCAATTCTAAAACTTAATTGACATTTCTTTGCTTTTATTTCTATCTTTTAACCATGTTGTATTATAATTTATATTAACTGAAGTCAAATAAAAATGTATAACACAATAATCCGTTTTGAACACGTCTCAAGAACGCTGGTCTCAAAGTCCAATGGCACCGAGGTGGATACAACCATACTTCCCGACCTGTCCTTTGAGATTGAAAAAGGTGAATTTACAGCAATTACGGGTCCCTCGGGCTCCGGTAAAACCACAATGCTTTACCTCATGGGAGGCCTGGACAAACCGACCTCAGGAAAAGTGTTTCTTGAAGATCTTGAGATATCCTCAATGAATGAAGATGAGCTCTCCGAAGTACGAAACGCAAAGATGGGTTTTGTCTATCAGTTTCATTTTCTTCTTCCCGAATTCTCGGCTTTAGAGAACGTTATGATGCCCATGATTGCGCGCGGCAAATATTCTTCCGCGCAGGCAAAGAAAAAAGCCACTGAGCTTTTAAGCGGCGTAGGGCTTTCGGATAAGCTCCAAAGCCGCCCCAACCAACTCTCGGGAGGCCAGCAGCAGAGGGTTGCTATAGCGCGCGCCCTTGCAAACGACCCTTTGGTCCTCCTTACAGACGAGCCGACTGGAAACCTCGACTCAAAAAACTCCGCCATGGTATTTGACCTATTCAAAGAATTAAACGAAAAGCACAAGCAGACAATCATAGTAGTAACGCACGACGAAACCTTTGCCGAACGCACGCAAAGAATCATTCACATACTGGACGGCAAAATCCACAGCGACACACGCCTGAAAGATCATTAACGCTGCAGACCAAATGGAAAATGTAATGGAAATGTACATATCCGTTGTATTGAAATGCCGCGGTCAGCGGCATAGTGTTGATAGCCCGGCGGTGACCAAATTCGCCGTGGCGAATGTAGGAACCCCGGGAAAATGATCGCAAACAATCCACGCGCGCCGCGGCCAGCCGCGCCACGTTCCCATTCGATAAGGAACGGGCACAAAAAAAGCCCAAAATTTTCATTTTGAGCTTTTTTGAAATATTAAATATTCGGGCTGAAGTTTACGGATTGTAATTCTTCATCTTCTTAAACTGCTTGAACCACTCGAACCATGGGGCTGTGTATGGCACTGCCGCAATCCTTCCGCCAAAACCCAGGTAGCGCGATGTGAACATCTGTATGGTCGTTACGTTCAGGTTCTTTAAGGCTCCGTCATTTATCTTTACCCCATACTTCTGTGCCAGCTTTACCGTGTAGCCGTCAAATGCATCGGTCAGCTTTTTATTGAAAAGATCATCTTTGTACTGATCCTTCAATTCTTCAAAAGGCTTCGAAAGAGAATCCCTCTTTTCCTTTCTGTCAATAAGCTTAAAAATTGAATACCCGTTTCCAAGCTGCATGGGACCGTAAACTTCCCCAACTTTCATCTTGGCAGCCGTTTTGCCTAACTCACCATACATATTTATCGGGAAAAATCCGTATTCACCGCCTTTATTCTTTGTCGCTTCCCTCTTGTTGTAGATCTTGGCCAGATCACGGAAATCCTTGCCCGCTTTAAGTTCGTTTAATATGGTTTCAATTTCCCCTAAGTCCTTTGTGAATATCTCAATTACATTTACCTCGGGAACGGGGGCTCCGCTGTTGAGCTTGTTGTAGTATTCCTGAACTTCTTCGTCACTTACCTTGGCTGAATCCAGGAACTTGTTCCTCAGAATCTGGCTTATGTAATTCTCCTTCCAGAGCTTCATATCGCTTTTTACTTCAGGCATGTTCTGAAGCCCTCTTCTGTAGCCTTCCCTGGAAAGGATCTCCTGCGAAATATAGTCATTTAGGTACGTTCTCAGCTTTCCAACAACTTTTTCATATGTGGGCTCTTTTACAGTAAAGCCGTCAGTAACGAAACTGTAAAGGAAATCCCTGAGCGATACTGACTTATCCTTAAAATGAATGAGTGCCATATTAAGCGAGTCGCGCCCGAATTGGCTTATCATTTTAGAGACGTCGCGTTCATCCAGGTTCACGTTTGAATTCTTAAATTCAGGACGCTTTGCCTTCTCGATCAGAAGGGCTGCGGATTTCCCGACCACATTCCAGAACAAGGGCCCGCTTGTCGTTACTTCGGCCTTAGGCATAAATTCATTAAGAAAAGCCGTTTCAAGCTTTTTTGCCTTACGCTGCTTAATAATGTCACGCGCCTTTTTTGTGGTTTCATCTGCCTTTTTATTATTAAAGACAACTTCTTCCTTGTTCTTTAATTTGAAAATGAACCAGCCGTTTTCTGTCCTTAAGGGCTGCGATATATTCCCCACTTTCATTGCATAGAGCGAGTCTTCAATCCGTTCATCTTCCATCTGTCCGTATGTTATTGCCAGGGGCAGCTCCTGGTCCTTGTATTCAGGCCTTGTGTGCAGAAGTGAGTCGAATGAGGCACCCTTCTTTAATGCGGCATAAATATTAAATATTTCTGAAGAATCCCCGGAGCTGATAATGTTTGCGCTAAGCTTAAAGCCTGTTCTGAAAGTGCCTTTAATTAACTCCTCACCGCTTATCTTAATTTTATTTTCCACTTCCTGCTTGTAAAGGGCGTCTTTTACATAAAGCTTCTCAATCGACTTCATGGAATATTTTATTATCTCTGTTGTGTCCATCCCTAAGCGCGCGGCTTCCTGCGCCCAGAGCTTCTCGGCAACAAGCGAATAAAGGAATTCATATTTAAGAGAATCAATTAAATCCTGATTCTTACTGATATGCGGCATCAGCTCATAGCGCGTTCTGTATTCATTGGCGCTGATTTTCTCCTTGCCCGCCGTGGCAATAACTTTTTCTTTTTCCTGAGCTGAAATAAACTGGCTTAAAGAAATGA
This portion of the Ignavibacteria bacterium genome encodes:
- a CDS encoding ABC transporter ATP-binding protein, encoding MYNTIIRFEHVSRTLVSKSNGTEVDTTILPDLSFEIEKGEFTAITGPSGSGKTTMLYLMGGLDKPTSGKVFLEDLEISSMNEDELSEVRNAKMGFVYQFHFLLPEFSALENVMMPMIARGKYSSAQAKKKATELLSGVGLSDKLQSRPNQLSGGQQQRVAIARALANDPLVLLTDEPTGNLDSKNSAMVFDLFKELNEKHKQTIIVVTHDETFAERTQRIIHILDGKIHSDTRLKDH